One window from the genome of Andrena cerasifolii isolate SP2316 chromosome 3, iyAndCera1_principal, whole genome shotgun sequence encodes:
- the LOC143367051 gene encoding uncharacterized protein LOC143367051 has translation MFLPPNTTSILQPMDQGIIAKMKRSFRHKMLRRILEYPGGIQEFHRKYDLKDCINFVHEAWGDVEPINVANVWKKIMGITPPVTPDTKEEPTDALEAQLEAIIGEVIEEQPSEQRLVEYINACEDTETLSAEETKEDNEKQKETQQEELLEEDDEEEEEEAEKEEEPVEETEEEEEPVAETEQEQDIEQKNLNHEVSAEEGRIRHLQELFDDLQMHAQDESEFIQDTILN, from the coding sequence ATGTTCTTGCCACCTAATACCACTTCTATTCTACAGCCCATGGATCAAGGCATTATCGCAAAGATGAAAAGATCGTTCCGCCACAAAATGTTACGGCGAATCCTCGAATACCCCGGTGGAATACAGGAATTTCACCGGAAGTACGATTTAAAGGATTGCATAAACTTCGTCCACGAAGCGTGGGGAGATGTCGAACCCATAAATGTTGCGAATGTCTGGAAAAAAATTATGGGGATCACCCCTCCGGTCACACCAGACACGAAAGAGGAGCCTACTGATGCGTTAGAAGCTCAACTGGAAGCCATCATTGGCGAAGTAATAGAAGAACAACCTTCTGAACAAAGACTTGTAGAATATATAAACGCATGCGAGGACACAGAAACTTTATCCGCAGAGGAAACGAAGGAAGACAATGAGAAACAGAAGGAAACACAGCAAGAAGAACTGTTAGAAGAAgatgacgaagaagaagaagaagaagcagaaaaagaagaagagccagtagaagaaacagaagaagaagaagagccgGTAGCAGAAACTGAACAAGAACAAGATATCGAACAGAAAAACTTGAATCATGAGGTTTCAGCGGAAGAAGGGCGAATAAGgcatttgcaggaactatttgaCGACTTGCAAATGCACGCCCAAGACGAGTCAGAATTCATACAAGACACGATCTTAAATTAA
- the LOC143367218 gene encoding uncharacterized protein LOC143367218, producing the protein MYKHSLNDSFCAAGNDGGFPNKCQQQQQQQQHHQQSNMSSGSVSLKTMKTPNPSIVRILGRDYPLTATAYKRLTIGIRIGMDLYHVEIAIADNKGSELSFSMSTWKLLLQNEADILQRLRGNATSPQTHIIIDHLRLEFTRMHDDQLIKITDNRVVIYMTEATMYKLFAYNHCIEHMYTWLTENMYSVNSKYATFVDVLRSATAPTDYAKLISESEHFEQHSLIDCELLACAINHIVDDARSKKC; encoded by the exons atgtacaaacacagcttaaacgattcattctgcgcagccggcaacgatggtgggtttccaaataaatgccaacaacagcagcaacaacaacaacatcatcaacaatccaatatgag ttctggatccgtatcgctaaaaacgatgaaaacaccgaacccatcaatcgtacggatcctagggcgtgattatccactgactgcaacagcttataaacgtctaactataggaattcgcattggtatggatttatatcacgtcgagatcgccatagccgacaataaaggcagcgagttaagcttttcaatgtctacgtggaagctcctgctacaaaacgaggcggacatactccaacgattacgcggcaacgcaacatcgccccaaactcacattataattgatcatttacgactagagttcacgcgtatgcatgatgatcaacttattaaaatcaccgataatcgcgttgtcatatatatgactgaagccacgatgtataaactattcgcgtacaatcattgcattgaacatatgtacacgtggctaactgaaaatatgtattctgtaaacagtaaatatgccactttcgtagacgttctacgtagcgctaccgcgccaacagattatgcaaaattaatttctgaaagcgaacacttcgaacagcattcattgatcgattgtgaattgttagcatgtgcaatcaatcatattgtggatgatgctcgtagtaaaaaatgttaa